TTGTGGATCGCTGAAAAAATGGTAGTGTCAGCAGCATTCACTTCCTTAAACATTTTATACCCACAAAGCCGAACTTGGAGTCCCTGAATTCCACTGGAATGCAAGCAGTTATTGCTATAGCAGGTAGATAATCCCTCTGCtacccaatttatgtgacactttcctttttaatctacCCCGAAAAGAATGACAAATTTCTCTTTTCCACAATTTAATCTTAGCATcccaattttacccttaatgacatGACTTATCGGAACCCACTTGATATTAAAGTTTATAAGAAAATGAAAAGACATGTGGAACTCTCTCCACCACTCATTTAAATGGGTAATTTTGATACTTTTCATATATTTGGCTTACATGTCAGAAGTCTTCTTTGTTTCTTAAAATCGAGTCTACTCAAATACCTTCgtataaaatgggacggaggaagtaatatTTTTGTAGTGAAACTCATAACTAAAAGGTCAGTCACAAACTAACTAAAAGATTGTGGTGTCGTGGCAGTATAATACTGAGATCATAATCATTTGCAGATAAACACAATTACTGAGATCATAaccataactttttttttttttaaaaaaaatggaaattcttACCAATGGTCGTCTAATTTCAGAAGAAGAGAGCCCTAGAAGTCTTCTTAAAGCTTCTTTATTTTCTAATTTTCCCTCTATGTCACTGGCACTGTACTGGACCTTAAGAAAATTATCAGAAGCAGGATTCCAAGCATCAGTATCAATTCCATTCAGAATTCCAGCAAACTTCTTAGAGTGGGAGTTAATTGTTGCATGAAGTCCTTTTCCTCCCTGTCCATCATAAATGAAAATTTACTGAGAGGCAGAAATTCATCAAGCAAGGTGTAAAGTGATGATTGTAATAGAAAGAGGAAAAGGATTGTCTAAACATGATAACTGTCAAATTGTCTTCAGTGCTTTCTTGGTACTAAAGATTATCAAAGTAACTTTTTTCCTCGCCCAGTAGGACGGGATTATTTACTTGAACCATGCACAAGTGATGTTTATTATCATCTTGAAAATTGGATCATTCTACAGACTCAATGATCATCATCGTCTATCATATGAAATAAAGCCTAGAACTCAAATGCATGTGCACTCAATTATGAAAACTTGATACTTCCCTCCAAACCACCTTTGGACTAGTCAGATCTCAAATAAGTTTGATCGAGTCAAATATCAGGTGTACTACCAATAAGTTTCAAGGTCTTTAAATTTTTTTGTCAAAAGTAGAAAATTGTACCATCTTGAAAATATTTGGGCCATTTGGATAACTTAAATCATCGATGAAGACCCAAAGACATGATCATTGGACCTTCTATAGTTCTATAAAATCAAGGATGTCTTGAGTCGCTTGTTTACAGAGGACAATAGATTTCATATCAATCCTTGAAGTCAATAGGGGAATATTCAGCCTCTTTAAGACCAGAAAGACAAGGAAAGAATATTGAAGAAGGAAAATAAGACATATATCTCGAGACTCTTTGGCAACAACAGATCTTCTTTTGTATGAAGATGGGCAACAACAGGTCAGTTCAGGCCCTGCAGAAACTATAGTTCGAAAGTCCCGTTTAAGTTGCATTTCAAACAAACCTATTGTGTCTCACTAGAGAAACCTATACTTAAGTATAAGATAAAAAAGAAAAGACTGCATGCTGCACGAAAACAGAAGGTGCTTAGGGAAATGATTTTCATACCTGGGAGGTGCGGACCTCTTGAGCATAAGTTGGTGAAACTGTGGTAACAATGTTAGAAAACACAATTGCACCCTGGACCAAGAAAGAACCAACATCCACTGCATATTAAAAAAGTTGAAATGGAAGGAAAGGAACCACCAAGATCCGTTATAACAACTTATCATCGGAAAACTTACCTTCACAGGATTTATTCTATCATTTGCTGAATTATCCTGCATCCTATCTGGTCTGTTCAAGTGATAAACATCAAGACCGCAAGACGTTAATTCTGATGCTGGTGCAGTCCCTTGATACTCAAAATTATGGCATGTAAAGCAAATCCTCGCTGAGTCCAATCCTTTTGGCACATATAGATCCCAATAAAGTGGTGCCTTCATGAAATAATAGAATCCTGAATGTATGAAAAATAGGAGCTTAAACGTAAAGCTTAAATGGAATCCATCTTACAACAAAAGCTGTTTGCCAATCATGGCAATGGATTATATCTGGTCTCTTTTCAGCCTGAAGTAGTAACTCAAGTGCAACCCTGCTAAAGAATGAAAATCGTTTGAAATCATCGTGCTCCCCATAAAGTTGTCCTCTCCCGAAGAATTTACCAGGATGCTGAGGCTCAATGAAATAGACAGGAAGGCctgaaaaattttaaaaaaaaaaaaaatgatatagcCAAGCCCAAACGCAAAAGTTGTAACAAAGAAATGGACCCTTGTGGACCGTAAATACTATTGACCTTCAACAGTGCCCGTCCAGATCTTATTTTTGTATAACTGACCGTCAAAGTATGACTCAACCACCACATCTAAGACCTGTAGAAGCATAATCATTTACGTGATGTAAAATCATAATAGGCTACTACGATGATGATCGGAATGTTAACTTTTAAGCATACCTTCATGTCTTTAATTGACTCATACTGCATACAGTCATATTTAGGAAGAACAATTTCCACAAGGTGTCCTTTCTTCTGCAGAGCCTTGCCAAGACCTGTCACCACATCCCCTAGACCACCTACCTATGAGACAATTAAGAAACTCCTCTTAGATAAATTTAAACATTTAAAATGCCTTCAATGCAGTTGTTGCTTGATTTTGAGTATATAAGTACATAGTTGCTTAATTTACCAAAACATTATCTTGACAGCTCATTATAATTAAATAAGACAAATAGTATTAGTATCTTACAACAGAATGTGCAACTTTCAGAGGGACTAAGTGGGGGGAGAACAAATAAAAGAAAGACACGAGATCCTAACAGTAGAAATACTGGTTGTGAGACCAGCTATCATTTGTAGCCTACTTTGCTACACTTGTCCTATACAAACatttttttgagaaaaagtaAGTATACACTTTTACCAAGCAAACATTAGCACCAGGCTACCAGCCACATAACCTTTTTATGGATTAGGTGCATATACGATAAGGAGAAAACAAATCCGTCATAGTTAATCATAATAATTGCCTTCATCTTTCAATCCAGGTACTATTATCTTAATTATTTTTAGTAACTTATCTTTCCTCCCTTTATAAATTGATGCAAGGAGAAAACAAATTCGTCCTAAAGACAGAACATAACCAATAATGTGTTCTAAGAAATTCTTACACAAATAAATATAGCTCAAGATTCATTTTCTTCATCAAATAGAGGACCAAAATCCACAGAGGTGAGCTATTATTACCTTGGCAACTGGCGCAATCTCGGCTGCAATATGGATAACATGCAGTCCTGGACTGTTGTTTGACCAGAAAAGAAACTGCAAGTTATATCCTTAAACTAGGAATATTCTCATGTGGATTATTAAAACCAGACATACCGTGTTGGAGATGACGTAAATCTAAGAAATGCTGCCATAATTTCACGTTCATTATTTTCCTTGCATGACAAATATGCATGACAGATACGTCCATCTCTCTTCCAGACCAGTTCTCTTAACAACTTCgcgtcatcctttgagattttctTTTCCATAGACCAACcgtcaatcatcaacaacaaccgacTCCAAAATTCCAAAGGCATATCATTTACAGGTTCATCTACTCTTTTTTTAGTTTCCTCTTTCAAATTATCAAGTGTATCTTGAAACTCCTTGACAGAATCCTGATACAGCTGGACATAAGATTGTATCTCTTCATCAGACCTCTGAAGGCGGTCATCAAGAAGTTTTATCTTTTGCTGCATTTGTTCATTATACTGCTGCAACTTTTCAGATGAAAGCTTATAGATGCTAGCCTCTTCAAGAGATTCTTCAAGCCTATCAACTTTTTTTCGTAGCTCTTGGTTTTGCTGTAGCACTGATATTGCTTGATCTGCTTGTTTGGTTGCCTTAGCTAGCAACTCTTGCAAGTGTTCCACCTTTTCATATAAACTATTGCACTCAGATTTCAGGGCAGAGAGCTCGGGAATATCTTCCTGAGATGCAGCTAATTTAAATTCCAACTCACTTATAGAAGATTCAAGAACTGATCGTTCTTTCTCTAGCATTAAAATGCGTTCATCTGTTTCCTTGACATTACTAAGCTCTGATTTCACTGCTTGAAGATCCTGCTTCAACAATATATTTTCTTTCCTTAAGGAATCAAATTCCTCACTCAGTGAATTAACAGAATCAGTGTGTGAAAGATGAACTGAATTATTCACATGAAGCACATTATCATCACTGCTTCTGCTGCTAGACAATTCATTTTTCAGCTTTTCCAACTGGTCTTCTAGAAGTTCCACATGCATTTTTTCTTGGGCAGCAACTCTGAGCCGTGCATCAGTTTCTGCAAGCTTTTTTTCTAAAATGTTGATCTCTCCATGCAAATCCTCATTCTCTCCAAGAATTTTTTGAAGATCTTCCAATGCACGAACACGAGCTTCATTGAGTAGATGAATATCTACAGATGTTATTCAGAAGGTAATGAAGTTACACAGCAATcattttgattttgatgaattCACACAAACTTTCCGAGAAAACCATGAAATAGCAAAAAGATTGAACTTAAAGAATGAAAACCAGAACTGTCTTACTCTTTTCCGCATTTCTTATCATGCCAATTAAATCCTGAAGATGAGCACTTGAAGGTTGTCCCTCTTCAATTGAGTTGACAGACTGTTTCAATCACGAGGTATTCAATTTATGATCCCAAGTAATTTGCACCATTAGGATAAAGTGAACAAAAGAGACAAATAGAAAAGACATCACTACCTAAAGAGTACATATGAAACAAGAATCTTTCCAACTTCTTCATTAACGAGGAACAAAATGACAAAGACCATTAGGTGGAGCTTATTTCTGAGGATGTATGGCATGCATCAAACGTCTGTCGATTTGCTAACTTTCTGCTCCGAACACGACAATAAATTAGATGTTATTTGATGTAAACTAAGTtgttaggtccataaacactgatGATAGATCAGGTTCCACATTTACGTAAATGGTATGGTAGAGATCATAGGTCAGTAGAAAATGTAAGGGAAGTATTGGTAGATTGCAAAAGACAAGAAGCAAAGAGAGGTGAATGAAAATTATTCTCCTGCACTAAGTATATTGATTGGCACGAAAGCTCAAAGGCCTATATACTCAGCAGAAAGAAATACAGCATGAAGGTTTGAAGGGGCATTTGGCTTTCTTTGGTTTATTTTTGGGGAATGTTTTAGCATACTAGTTAAACCATTTTAGGAACTCCGTTTTTCTTACAGTATTTATTGGTGTACGGAAACCATAACTCTAGTGTATACGCTTATTAAATATGAAAACATTAGGCAATCTCTTTATCTAATGGAAGCTCCCACCGCATATAGTTCATAGTTCATAGTTCATACTTCATACTTCATAATATGAATTCTGATACATAAAAAGGGCACAAGGTACAGCAATTTAGTCTAAATGCTAAAAGGCGCTTAGTGATTTGTCAAGGGCCATAATAAGGGCATGCTCTCCTCAAGGCACTCTTTGCTGCATGCCTGAGATTTTCATATAGCTTTAACAGGGTACTAGATTTCTGAAAAGCTCCACTCGGAGAATTCAATGAAGGGGGTCATTTGGATGACGCATTTGAAAACCCTTATTCAACATATATACAGTAAATAATGACTACAAGTATCTCATTGTCAATTTCTCAAAGAGCATACCAAATAACTGATCTCATCGGAACTTTCAGCTACTGTCGAAGTGTCAACATTTTCTTTGATTGAGATTTCCTGATTTGAACTTGATAGGCTTTGTTTGGACATATTTCCCGTATTGGAATCAACATCATCACTTGACTGAAGATCAACATTTGGTGGGCGTTCAATATTTATCTTCTTGGTTTGTTGTCTCTTGTTCTGCAAACTGGAAATTTCAGAGCATAGTCAATTAATGCAGCAGGAGCTAGAAAAGAAGATCAATTTTGTGTTCCAAACAATGTTGATCTACTCGACTTATAGAACTTGATTTTTCACCAAGCTATTTAAGTAAAGTTCCAGCTAATAAATTGTAGAATATCCTTATTTGTCTTTTGCAGTCCCAAGTTCCAACAATCATTATTAAATCAATCATAAATGTTTTCTCCATCCCccaattaaaattttatttttcttcctTGCTATAAAGACTACCATGATGAAATGTCACTTTCTTCATCAT
Above is a genomic segment from Lycium barbarum isolate Lr01 chromosome 12, ASM1917538v2, whole genome shotgun sequence containing:
- the LOC132622080 gene encoding probable starch synthase 4, chloroplastic/amyloplastic; the protein is MEMKVSNCLPNQQWCTGVNVRFYPLPSQRLLPASGKMRRRRNFSLQNKRQQTKKINIERPPNVDLQSSDDVDSNTGNMSKQSLSSSNQEISIKENVDTSTVAESSDEISYLSVNSIEEGQPSSAHLQDLIGMIRNAEKNIHLLNEARVRALEDLQKILGENEDLHGEINILEKKLAETDARLRVAAQEKMHVELLEDQLEKLKNELSSSRSSDDNVLHVNNSVHLSHTDSVNSLSEEFDSLRKENILLKQDLQAVKSELSNVKETDERILMLEKERSVLESSISELEFKLAASQEDIPELSALKSECNSLYEKVEHLQELLAKATKQADQAISVLQQNQELRKKVDRLEESLEEASIYKLSSEKLQQYNEQMQQKIKLLDDRLQRSDEEIQSYVQLYQDSVKEFQDTLDNLKEETKKRVDEPVNDMPLEFWSRLLLMIDGWSMEKKISKDDAKLLRELVWKRDGRICHAYLSCKENNEREIMAAFLRFTSSPTRPGLHVIHIAAEIAPVAKVGGLGDVVTGLGKALQKKGHLVEIVLPKYDCMQYESIKDMKVLDVVVESYFDGQLYKNKIWTGTVEGLPVYFIEPQHPGKFFGRGQLYGEHDDFKRFSFFSRVALELLLQAEKRPDIIHCHDWQTAFVAPLYWDLYVPKGLDSARICFTCHNFEYQGTAPASELTSCGLDVYHLNRPDRMQDNSANDRINPVKGAIVFSNIVTTVSPTYAQEVRTSQGGKGLHATINSHSKKFAGILNGIDTDAWNPASDNFLKVQYSASDIEGKLENKEALRRLLGLSSSEIRRPLVGCITRLVPQKGVHLIRHAIYRTLELGGQFVLLGSSPVPHIQREFEEIGNRFQNHEHARLVLKYDEALSHLIYAASDMLIIPSIFEPCGLTQMIAMRYGSIPIARKTGGLNDSVFDVDDDTIPVQFRNGFTFVTADEQGFNNALERAFNYYMNNAETWKELVHNDMSMDFSWDSSASQYEELYQKAVLKARTASRT